Proteins from a genomic interval of Terriglobales bacterium:
- a CDS encoding acetamidase/formamidase family protein — protein MKAYLLLGILLCHAAPAIAADAGAPPEPNVVRYEAKQSELKFVYGVAAPVAHLRSGDVLETNTFDAFGNSVQKPGDKFDPSKGPNPLTGPFYVENAQPGDTLAVHIMSVEVDSDQGAGEMGPGFGALNSSFYTPMLNPDLPERIYFYPVDRKSGTATFHAQDSDFTVKIPMHPFLGCIGVAPPMGEARASITPGEWGGNMDAPEISAGHTIYFPVNVEGALLYLGDGHAAQGDGEVAGTGIEIPMRVRLRVEVIKGRRLSWPRLENDTSIMALGAYRPLDDALRIAFTELIDWIHTDYGLSKLDAYELLSKVAQIHLTEMVDPNYVVIAKMPKKYLPAKKR, from the coding sequence ATGAAGGCTTACTTGCTGCTGGGCATTCTCTTGTGCCACGCCGCCCCTGCAATCGCAGCCGATGCCGGCGCGCCACCCGAACCGAACGTTGTCCGCTATGAAGCCAAGCAAAGTGAGCTGAAGTTCGTGTACGGGGTGGCAGCACCCGTGGCGCATTTGCGTTCCGGTGATGTCCTGGAGACCAACACCTTCGACGCCTTCGGCAATTCGGTCCAGAAGCCAGGCGACAAGTTCGACCCGTCCAAGGGGCCGAACCCGCTGACGGGGCCGTTCTATGTGGAGAACGCCCAGCCGGGCGACACTCTGGCCGTCCACATCATGAGCGTCGAGGTCGACAGCGATCAGGGAGCGGGCGAAATGGGCCCCGGTTTCGGTGCCCTGAACTCGAGTTTCTATACACCCATGCTCAACCCGGACTTGCCGGAGCGCATTTACTTCTATCCTGTCGACAGGAAGTCCGGCACCGCCACATTTCACGCCCAGGATTCGGACTTCACGGTCAAGATTCCCATGCATCCCTTTCTCGGCTGCATCGGGGTAGCGCCCCCGATGGGCGAAGCGCGCGCTTCCATCACGCCAGGGGAATGGGGAGGCAATATGGACGCGCCCGAGATCAGCGCGGGCCACACGATCTATTTTCCCGTGAATGTGGAAGGCGCATTGCTCTACCTGGGGGACGGCCACGCAGCCCAGGGCGACGGTGAAGTCGCAGGCACCGGGATCGAGATTCCCATGCGCGTGCGCCTAAGGGTAGAAGTCATCAAGGGCCGGCGGCTCAGTTGGCCGCGGCTGGAGAACGACACCTCCATCATGGCGCTCGGCGCGTATCGCCCGCTGGACGATGCGCTGCGCATCGCCTTCACCGAACTCATCGACTGGATCCACACCGACTATGGCCTCTCGAAGCTGGACGCTTACGAATTGCTCTCCAAGGTGGCGCAGATACACCTGACGGAGATGGTGGATCCCAACTACGTGGTCATCGCGAAGATGCCCAAGAAGTACCTGCCGGCGAAGAAGAGATAG